The Dyella sp. 2HG41-7 sequence TGGTGAACAGATTCGACGGCTTGAACGCGGCTGAGCCCAACGACGCGGACAACGATATATGCGGGAACATGTTCGCCGTCGCCACGCCCACTTTTGCGGACGCCGCATGCACCGCCGCTTCTGCCGCAAGCACATCGGGGCGTTGGCGAAGCAAGTCGGACGGCACGCTTAAGGGAACATTGGGTGGCAGGCTCAATTGCGCCAAGGTGAGATTCGCCGGCGCTTGATCTGGCGTGCGCCCCATCAATACGGCCAACGCGTGACGCGCCCGTTCGGCCTGTGCGCGCAGCGGCGGCAGCGATGTGTCGATACTTGCCGCCTGTTGTCGCAACGCCAGTACATCGTCTTGCGAGGCTGCGCCCAGTTGGCGCGCATGTTCGCTGATATCGGTCTGCTGATGCGCCAATGTCGCGAGACGCTCGCTGGTGGTGAGTTGCTCTTGCAGCGAGGCTGCGTTGATGGCCGCAATCACGATATTGGCCGCCAATGCGCGTTTCGCGGCGTCGAATTCGTAGGATTGTTGATCGACCTGCGCCGCCGTCTGCTCAACCCCGTGCCGCGCCGCGCCGAACACGTCGAAGTCGTAGCTCAGCGCCAGCTGACCGGCGTAGACATCGTAAAGGTTGGTCGGCGGACCGAAACTCGGAAAGCCCAACGCGCGTTGTCGCGTAGCCTGCGCTTGGGCGTCTAACGATGGCAGCATGGTGGCGCCGATCTGCGCGCGCAGCAGCTGATGCGCGGCTTCAAGCGTGTGCTTGGTCGCAGCCAACGAGGGATTGTTGCGCAATCCCTCTTCCACCCATGCATCGAGCGTCTCGTTGCCGTATTCGCGCCACCATTCGGGCACAGCGCGTTCGCCGAGACTGAAGTGTTGCGCGACGCCGTCCACCTTGGTGCTGTCGGCAGGCACGGGTGTCGCCGTGTACTGTTTCGGCAAAGGCGAAGCCGGCGGCTTGGCGGGCGGCGCGAAAGCGCAACCCGTCAAAGCCAGCACCGCGGCCAACGCCGTGATTCGAGTCGAAAAAACGATGCTGCGTGAGGGCTTCATGTGAGAGCCTCCGGTTCCTTGGCAGGTTCGTCGGCGCGCACGCGGAACCACGCGGCATACAGCGCCGGCAAATAAAACAACGTCAGTACGGTCGCTACCGTGATACCGCCCATCAACGCCGTGGCCATCGGGCCGAAGAAGTTGCTGCGTAGGAGCGGAATCAACGCCAGCACGGCGGCGGCGGCGGTCAAGGTGATCGGCCGGAATCGTCGCACGGTCGCGCCGACAATCGCCTCCCAACGCGGATGACCAGCACGAATATCCTGCTCGATCTGATCCACCAAGATCACCGAGTTACGCATGATGATGCCGAACATCGCAATCGTGCCGAGCATCGCCACAAACCCGAACGGTTGATGGAACAACAACAACGCGAGAATCACGCCGATCAATCCCAACGGCGCGGTCAACACCACCATAAAGGTGCGGCCGATGCTTTGCAGCTGAATCATCAATAGCGTAAGCACCGCCACCACCATCAGCGGCATCTGCGCATTGATCGAACCCTGCGCCTTCTCGTTCTGCTCTACTGACCCGCCGACTTCGACGCGATAGCCCACCGGCAAATGCGCGCGAATATCGCCAAGTTTCTGGTCGATGGCGTTGGTAACATCCAGACCCTGGGCCCCGCCGCGCGTGTCGCTTTGCACATTGATCGTCGGCTGGCGATCGCGTTCCCAGACCACGCCGTATTCGAGGCCGTACGCCACATGCCCGAGTTGCGCGAGCGGAATGGCGGTGCCGCTGGGCGTCGGTATCGCCAAACGCTCGATCTGATCGGGATGGATGCGGTCGCCTTCCTGGCTGCGAAGATCCACGGCGATCAGCTTGTCGCGTTCGCGGAACTGCGTCACCGTCGTGCCCGACAAAGTCATGGCAAGAAAGTTGGCGATGTCCTGCGAGCTGATGCCCAGCTGACGCGCTTTGAACTGATCCACTTCAAAGCGCACAGAGCGTTCGGCCGGTTCGTCCCAATCGAATTGCACGTTCGTGGTATTCGGATTGGCGCGCATCACGCCGGCCACTTGCTCGGCGATACCGCGCACCGTGGTGATATCGTCGCCTTCGACGCGGAACTGCACGGGAAAGCCGACGGGCGGCCCGTTTTCCAAACGACTCACGCGGCTATGCACCTCGCTGAAGTCGCGCTTCAGTTCGCCTTCCAGGTACGTCGCCAGCTTTTCGCGTTCCTTGACGTCTTTCGCAGTAATCACGAACTGCGCAAAGTTGGGTTGCGCTAATTGTTGGTCCAACGGCAGATAAAAGCGCGGCGCGCCGCTGCCGACGAAACTCACAAAGTTGGTGATCTCTTTGCGGCCTTGCAGCGCGGCTTCGAAACGTTTGACTTCGCGTTGCGTGGCTATGATGGAAG is a genomic window containing:
- a CDS encoding efflux transporter outer membrane subunit — encoded protein: MKPSRSIVFSTRITALAAVLALTGCAFAPPAKPPASPLPKQYTATPVPADSTKVDGVAQHFSLGERAVPEWWREYGNETLDAWVEEGLRNNPSLAATKHTLEAAHQLLRAQIGATMLPSLDAQAQATRQRALGFPSFGPPTNLYDVYAGQLALSYDFDVFGAARHGVEQTAAQVDQQSYEFDAAKRALAANIVIAAINAASLQEQLTTSERLATLAHQQTDISEHARQLGAASQDDVLALRQQAASIDTSLPPLRAQAERARHALAVLMGRTPDQAPANLTLAQLSLPPNVPLSVPSDLLRQRPDVLAAEAAVHAASAKVGVATANMFPHISLSASLGSAAFKPSNLFTSAGSIWSAGLSLTQPIFHGGELIAQRKAAIADYNAAISNYQQTVLNAFQNVADTLTALNQDALTLQAAQDQAAAAQQSFANTDARYRLGAISYPSKVLSEQHWQSAALTEIQARASRLTDTAALFQAMGVPSSAELADNASR